AGCGCGCCGGACACCACCTCGCTGGCCGAGGCGCTGTTCTTGTTGACCAGCACCACCAGCTTGCCGGTGTAATCGGTCTTCTGGTTGCTGGCCCGGCCAAAGACCTCGGTCTTCTTGTTGCGGTCCCGCAGGCTCACGATAGGTCCGGTCTGCATGAACTGGTCCGCCACGTCGACCCCGGCGTTCAGCAGCCCGCCGCCGTTGTCGCGCATGTCCAGGATCAGCTTGGTCACGTTCTTCTTCTTCATGTCGGCCACGGCGGCGCGGAACTGCTGGCTGACCTTCTCGTTGTAGAAGGTGTTCAGGGCGATGTACCCCACGTTGCCCGGCAGGATGGTCTGCTCCACGTCCACGATGGTCACCGGCTGGCGCTCCATCTTGACGGTGTAGGGCTTGCCGTTGCGGGCGAAGGTGATGGTGACGGTGGTGCCTTGCTTGCCGCGCACCAGCCGCACGATGTCATTGAGCTTGCTGTTGATGACTTCCGTGTTGTCCACCTTGACAAACACGTCGCCGATCTGCACCCCCGCGCCAATGGCCGCGCCGGTCTTGAACACGTTGTCGATCTTGCCGCCGGTGCCGTCCGCATTGGCGGCGATCAGCTGCACGCCGATGCCGTAGAAGTTGCCGGCCAGGTTCTCCTGATCAATGGCGTTGTCCTCGGGCTGGCTGTAGTACGTGAACTCGTCGTTCAGGCTGCCCACCGCGCCGTTGATCGCCCCGCGCAGCAACTTTTCCTCGTCAATCGGGTACAGGTAATACTGCTTGAGGTCACCGATCACTTCCAGCAGCGTCTTGCCGATGGGCGTGCTGCTCAGTTTGGCTTGGCTGTAGCCGCCGAGCTGGGCGTAGGCGACTGCGGCGGTGGCCGCAACGGCCGCCCCCACCATGGTCAGGCGTTTGGCATTCACCCGTCCAGAATAGTGCGCCGCCGGTCGCGGCCATTGAAGTGCAGGTGACAGGCCCGGCTCAGAAAAAGCTCAGGCTGCGGCGGGCCAGGGCAGGGAGCCACAATGCTGAGAGCCGCCCTGAGCCTCCCTTCATGGTCTGGGCTATGCTGGGACGTGACCATGAGCAGCCCCCCCCACCCCGTCCCGCCGCGCCGCGCCGGAGCGTCCGCGTGATCCAGTTTCATAGCGTGACCCTGTCGTACCCCGTGACCCGCACGCTGGCACTGGACGACGTGAGCCTGGAGATCGCCAAGGGCGAGTTCGCGTATCTGGTGGGGCATTCGGGGGCGGGCAAGAGCAGCTTCATGAATCTGGTGCTCAAACGGGCGCTGCCCACCCGCGGCGAGGTCCGGGTGGCCGGACAGTCGCTGCGCCATTACCGGGGCCGCCGAACCGCCCTGCTGCGCCGCCGCATGGGCACGGTGTTTCAGGACAACCTGCTGCTCTCGCACCTGAACGCCTACGACAACGTGGCCTTCGCGCTGCGGGTCACCGGCGTGCACCAGCGCGAGTGGCCCACGCGGGTCACGGCGGCGCTGCGGACGGTGGGGCTGGAGCACAAGAAGTACGCCCTGCCGGTGCAGCTGTCGCAGGGCGAGCAGCAGCGCGTGGCGATTGCCCGCGCCATCGTGTCTGACCCGCCGCTGCTGCTGGCCGACGAGCCCACCGGCAACCTGGACCCCGAGAACAGCCGCGAGGTGCTGAAGGTGCTGCAAAACGTCAACCTGCGGGGCACCACCGTGGTCGTCGCCACCCACGCCCGCGATCTGGTGGAAAGCTACCGCCACCGCACCCTGACGCTGCGCAAGGGCAAACTGGTGCGCGACGATCCCTACGGCGGGTACGCCCTGTGAGCGGAAGCGAAACCGGCCGCCATCCTCTCCTCCAGGCCTCCTCCCCGTCCGGGAGCGGCCAGTGATCTACCACCTCCGTCAGGCGCTGCTGGCGATGCGCGGCAATTTCACGGCCACGCTGGCGACGCTGGTAACCATGACGCTGACGCTGCTGATGCTGGGCTTCGTGCTGCTGCTGACGCTGAACGTGAACCGCACGCTGGGCCAGCTGGAATCGCAGGTGGAGGTGGCGGCCTTCCTGACGCCCGATGCAGACGACGCCGGGCTGCTGGCGCAGGTCCGGAGCCTGCCGCAGGTGCGCGAGGCCCGGCTGGTGACCAGCGCCGAGGTGCTGGAGGAGATGAGCCAGACCTCGCCCTACACCCGCGACGCGGCGGGGCTGGTGGGCAACCCCTTTCCCGACACCCTGCGGATGAAGGTCAGCCGGGTGGGCGACTCGCGCACGGTGGCGGCGGCGGTGGCGGAACTGACCGGCGTGGACGGCGTGGAGTACGGCGCAGGTTATGTGGACCCCACGGTCAAGACCCTGACCGCCGTGCGCGGCGCGGGCTACGCGCTGGTGGGCCTGCTGCTGCTGGGCACGCTGTTCAACATCCTGAATGCCGTGCGGGTGGCGATGTACGCCCGCCGCGACGAAATCAGCGTAATGCGGCTGCTGGGGGCCACGCGGTCGTTTATCCGCATGCCGCACGTGATTGAGGGCCTGATCGTGGGCCTGCTGGCCGCCGCCCTGGCGCTGGCCCTGCTGACCCCGGCGTATCTGGGGCTGGCCGGACGGGTGCGCGAGCTGGCCCCGGTGCTGCCGGTGGTGACTGACACCGATACCCTGCTGCCGGTGCTGGGCGGCGTGGCGGGGCTAGGCATCCTGATCGGCTTTCTGGGCAGCCTGTTTGCCAGCCGGCGCTACCTGCGGGAGCTGGAGTAGTGGGGGGCGCGGCGCGCGCGGCCGCCACGCTGCTGCTGGGCGCCCTGCTGCTGGGCCAGGGGGCCGGGGCGCAGACCACCTCCCAGAAGTTGCAGCAATTGCAGCAAGAGTTGCAACAGCAAAAGCAGCTGAGCGCGGCGCAGGCCACAGAACTGAACCGCATCCGCCGCAGCATCCAGAACCTCAGCGCCCAGCAGAAACAGGCGCTGGCGCAGCTCGACACGCTGGCCGGTCAGGTCGCCAACCTGGAAAACGAGCTGGCGGTCCTGAACACCCGCACCGCGCTGGCAGAGCGGCAACTGGCCGACACCACCTCTCAGCTGGGGGTTACGACCGCCCGCGTCGAGCGTCTCAAGGGCGACGTGCGCGAGATCCTGAACATCCAGTACCGCAGCCGCAGCAACGATTACCTGGGGCTGCTGTCACAGTCGCGCAGCCTCTCGGACCTGCTGATCCGGCTGCGCTACGCCAACATGGCCGGGCAGTACAACACCCGCATCATCGAGAATCTGCGCGAAGAGGTGGCGGCGCTGGACACGCAGCGCAGTCAGCAGGCGCAGCAGACCCAGACCCTCAAGGACATCGGGGCGCAGCGCAACGCGGCCTTGGGGCGCCTGAAGGCGCGGCGCGGCGAGCAAAGCCGCCTGCTGGCCAGCCTGCGTGACAGCGAGCAGGGCCAGCGCGCCCTGGCGACGCAGCGGCAGGCGGACCGCGCCCTGACCGCCCGCACCATCGACGGCCTGATCACCCAGGTCACGGCCGAACGCCAGCGCATCGAGGCCGAGCGCCAGCGCCGCCTGGAAGAGGAGCGCAAGCGCCGCGAGGAGGAGGCCCGCCGCATTCGCGTGGCCCAGGAACGGGCCCGCCAGGAGGCCATCCGGCTGGCGGCCATCCGCGCCGAGCAGGAGCGTGTGGCCCGTGAACAGGCCGCCCAGCGCGCACGCGAGGCCGCCGAACGCGCCCGGCAAGAGGCCGCGCAGCAGGCCCAGGCGCAGGCCAGGGCGCAGGCCGCCCGCGACGCCCGGGCGCAGGCCCAGCGCGAACAGCAGCAGCGCGCCCGCGAACAGCAGTTACGCCGCGAGCAGGAGGCGCTGCAGCAGCGCGGTCAACAGGTGCAGGCCGCACAGGACCGCGTGGAACAGGAGTTGCAGCCGCTGCCAGCGTTGAGCGGCCCGCTGGGGTTTCCGTTGCCCGGCGGGCAGATCAGCGCCCCTTACGGCAGCGGCGGCTCGCCCTGGGTGGTGTTGGCCGGGTCCGACGGCGCGCAGGCAGTGGCCGCGCTGGAAGGCAACGTGCTGGCCGTGACCTACTACGCCTCGCTGGGCTGGGTGGTGCTGGTGGACCACTCCAGCGCCATCAGCGCGTATTTCGGGCTGGCCGAACCGCTGGTCAGCGTGGGCAACCGCGTGTCGCGCGGCGCGCCGCTGGGCACGGTGGGCGGCTCGCAGATCATCGGGCCGCAGCGCATGGCCTTTCAGTACCGGCTGGGCGGCGAGGCCGTGAATCCGCGCTTCTAGCCAGGGCAGCGCGACCCGCCAGTAGCCTATGACTGCCTCAGATTTGCCCAATCAAACAGCCAGAACCTGCAACGTGTACTTCACGCTGTTCCGCGATGCCAACCGGAACGGCACGCCCGAGAGCAGAGAGGGACTGTTCAACACCCACAGCATCTACAGCTGCGCCGACACGGCCTTCACCTACAGCTTCAGCAGCATGGACGGCACCTCGGTGGAGCGGGGCAGCCACGCCTGGCCAGTACCGCTGACCTGGGCCTCACCGTTCGCCCGCACGAGTCGACCAATCGGCTGATCTCAATGGGTCTGGAGGGTCTGAAATGAAGCGCCTGAACCTGACGGTCTTGGCCGGGGTGGGTCTGCTGCTGGCGTCCTGCTCGGCCGGCAGTCCCGCCGCACCCGACGGCGGCCGCCCACCGCTGCCAACCGGCGTGGAGGTCCGTTTTCCCGCCGCCCCCGCCAACGCCTACCTGTCGCTGCTGGCCGGGGACGGCAGGAGCGTGTACCAGTTGAGCGTAACAGCCGGGGCCACCCGCAGCGAGGCCAATCCAGACGGCTGGAAGGCCGAGGAGAAGAACGCGCAGGACGCGGCACTGGTGCTGCCCACCGGCATCGTGGAAGGCAGCCTGAACTTCAACGCGGGCGACGCCACGGTGCTGTTTCTGCACTGGGCCATGTGGCGGGACGCAAACACCAACGGCGTCCGCGACGACGGCGAGACGCTGAACCTGATGACCCATGACCGCGTGACCTATGCCAGCCAGCCGGTCACCGCGACTTTCAGCACCACCACGCCCGACATGCAGCAGACCTGGAACCTGAAGGCAGGCTGGTCCCGCGCCGAGCATTACGTCTACCTGCCGGGGGGCAGCAGGACCTACCGGCGCAGCCTGGAAAGCAGCGCCGTGCAGCGCTACACCCTGCACGTGGACACCCCGTTCACCAGCCAGTAACGGATGGACGGGAGGGACGACGATGTTTCAAAGCGAGTCCCGCCCAGCCCGCACCTTAAATATTTATTAAGGCAGGTTGCGATGACCCGACGTTAAGCTGTTCGGCAACGAGGGAGTAGCCACCTGCAAACGCAGGGGAATGTGTCGTCAGTACGGGCCCCAATCCCGGTGCATTCCATAATCGGCAAGACTCGGCACGCGAAGACGTGTCGGGCTTTTTTTATCCCTGATTCCCGCCCCCGGTGGCGTCTTCGGTGCAAGGAGACGACCATGGATCTTTCTTTTCTGACAATGAGCGAGTGGCTGGGCAAACCCGCGTGGATGTGGGGCATGTTCCTGAGCGTGGTTCTCGCGCTGATGGCCTTTGACCTGGGGGTGCTGGAACGGCGCCGCAGGAGCAGACTGGCCCCGGACGACGACGGGGTGATGGGCGTGGGCCAGAGCCTGTGGCTGTCGGCGTTCTACATCGCCATCGCGCTGATCTACGGGGTGTGGGTGTGGTTCACGCTGGGCCGCGAGTCGGGTATGGCGTTCTACACCGGCTTCGCGCTGGAAAAGGCGCTGGCGCTGGACAACGTGTTTGTGATCAGCCTGATCTTCGCCTTCTTCGCCATTCCGCTGAAGCTACAGCGGCGCGTGCTGCTGTGGGGCATCATCGGCGTGATTGTGTTGCGCGCCATCATGATCGGGCTGGGCACGGCGCTGGTCACGCAGTTCGACTGGGTGCTGTGGATCTTCGGGGCGTTCCTGCTGTTCACGGGCATCAAGATGCTCAGGAGCGGGGACGAGGAGCACGACTTTTCCAACAACCGGCTGCTGATCTGGCTGCGCCGGCACCTGCGCGTCACCGACCAGCTGCACGGCGAGCGCTTCATCGTCAAGAAGGAAGTGGGCGGCAGGCTCAGGACCTTCGCCACGCCGCTGATGCTGGCGCTGATCATGGTGGAAACCGCCGACGTGATCTTCGCCGTGGACTCGATTCCGGCCATCTTCGCCATCACGCAGGACCCGTTTATCGTCTACACCTCCAACATCTTCGCCATCCTGGGCCTGCGGGCGCTGTACTTCGCACTGGCCGCCATGGTTCACCGCTTCGAGTACCTCAAGCCTGCGCTGTCGCTGGTGCTGGTGTTTATCGGCCTCAAGATCTTCTACTCGCAACTGTGGGGCAAGCTGGACCCGGCCATCAGCCTGGGTGTGACCCTGAGCCTGCTGGCCGGCGGCGTGATCGTCAGCCTGATCAAGACCCGTCCGCCCGTAAGTGAGCCGCCCACCTCGGCCTGATCGCGGCTTCTCAAGAAGGGGAGAGAAACAGACGCGCTCTGTTTCTCTCCCCTTCCCTGGCTGCCCGGCAGGACATCGTCCCAGACAAGCCTGTAGCGCACTCAGTCTCAGTCTCGCGCAGGCACCGCGCACTGCCCGTCCTCGCAGCCGTCGGCCTCGGTGGCGGAACCCAGCAAGGTCAGGGGGGCGGGGTGCGTCTCATTCCAGACCTGCTCGAGGGCGGCGCCCAGTACCTCTGGCCCCTGCGCGCCGCTCACGCCGTACTTGCCGCCCAATACGAAGAACGGCACACCGCTGATGCCCAGCGCCTGGGCCTGCGCCTCGTCCTGGCGCACGTCGCCTGCGTACTGCCCGCCTTCCAGGGCGGCGCGGACCCCGGCGGCGTTCAGGCCGACGTCCCCCGCCAGTGCCACCAGCGTGTTCACGTCGCCCACGTCCTGGCCCTCGGACATGTAGGCGCGCAGCAGCCGCTCCTTCATGGCGTCCTGCTGGCCGTGCTCAGCGGCCAGATGAAGCAGCTGGTGCGCCAGGAAGGTGTTGGTCAGGCGCGTGTTCTCGAAGTGGTACTCCAGCCCTTCGTCTGCCGCCGTGCGGGTCATGTTGTCCATCATCTCCTGGGCCTGGGCGGGGCTGCGGCCATACTTGCGGGCCAGCGCGTCGCGCATAGAATGCGGATTGCCCACCGGCGCGGAGGGATCAAGCTCGAAGCTGTGCCACACCACCTCTACCTGATCTTTCTGGGGAAAGTCGCTCAGGGCCGCCTCGAGGCGCCGCTTGCCGATGTAGCACCACGGGCAGGCGATGTCGGACCAGATATCCACCCGGAGCCTGCCGGGCACAGAGGGCGTGAAGGGATTGGCAGCAGTGGCAGTCATGGCCACATCATACTCTAGTTTAGAAAACAAAGCATAAACTGGCGCACAAATGCCGTGCCTGAGGGTTCTTCAGGACACGCGCTGCGCTGCCGCCGGTGACGGTCTGCACGCCTGTCCCCCGCGGAGACGGCGTACAGTGCAGGACGTGCATGAACTGTTGCCGCAGCCCATCACCCTGCAAGTCGGGCTGCACTGGCTGGACCTGATCGGGGTGCTGGCCTTTGCGCTGTCGGGGGCACTGCTGGCCGTCCGCAAGCGCTTCGATCTGTTCGGGGTGCTGGTGCTGGGCTGCGTGACGGCGGTGGGCGGCGGCGCGATCCGCGACACCCTCACCGGGCAGACGCCGCCGCTGTTTCTGCGCGACGAGACGTACCTGTACGCGGCGCTGCTGGGATCAGTGCTGGCCTTCGGCTTCGGCGAGCGGCTGGCGCGGTTCGAGCGGACCATCAGTCTGTTCGACTCGGCGGGGCTGGCGCTGTTTGCCGCCTCGGGGGCGCTGGGGGCCATCAACTTCGGGCTGGGCCCGCTGGGCGTGGTGTTTACCGGGGCGATCAGCGGCGTGGGCGGCGGCATCATCCGCGACCTGATTGCCAATGAGGTGCCCGAGGTGATGTACCGCCGCGATCAGCTGTACGCCACGGCGGCGGCGGCGGGCGCTCTGGCGGTGCTGCTGCTGCACCCGCACGTCACGCCGTTTCAGTCCCAGCTGGGCGGCGTGCTGACCGTGATCGCACTGCGCTGGATTTCCCGCCGGGGCTGGGTGAACTTGCCGGTCCGCCGGTTGCCGGGGGGCTGAGGTGTCAACGACGTCTCCCCTTCCCAGGGCCGACTGGGGCTGCACGGCCGCAGGGCGCAGCGCTGCACCCTTCAACTGACCCGCAGTTACTGCCTCTGCCGTACAGCCCACCGTCTCGCCGTGCCCGACACGCTAGAACGCTCCGGATGATTCACGACTCGCGCATCCAGCCCCTGCGGCCCGGCACGCCAGGACCCGGCCGATTCGTCCTGCTGTGGGTGCAGGCCAGCGCGCGGACCCGCGACAACCACGCGCTGGAATACGCCGTGCGGCGGGCCAATAACCTGGGCCTGCCCCTGGTGGCGGTGTTCGGCCTGACCCCCGACTACCCGGAGGCCAACGCCCGGCACTTCCAGTATCTGCTTGAAGGGCTGCGCGATCTGCGCGTGAATCTGGCGGCGCGCGGCGTTCCGCTGTCGATCCGGATGGGCAGGCCGCCCGAGGTCGCGCTGGAGGCGGCCCGCGAGGGTGCGGCGCTGGTGGTCACCGACGTGGGCTACCTGAACCTTCAGCGGGCATGGCGGGACTGGCTGAAGGCCCAGCTGGAAGTCCCCTTCGTGCAGGTGGAGTCCGAGGCTGTGATTCCCGTTCGCACCGTCAGCGGCAGGCTGGAATACGCGGCGCGCACCATCCGGCCAAAGCTTCACCGGCTGCTAGGCGACTACCTCGTGCCGCTCGAAGAACAGGAGCTGAGGGCGCAGACGAACGACTGGGAGATGGGGCTGGACGTGGGCGATCCGGCGGCGCTGGTCCGCACCCTGCCGGTGGACCACAGCGTGCCTCCCGGCAGTGAGGTGGGCGGCGAGGACGCGGCGCTGGAACGGGTAGAGGAATTCATCAGCCTGGATCTGGCGCAGTACGGCGCGCGTCGCAGCGACCCCACGGTAGAGGGCAGCAGCCGCCTGAGCGCGTTCCTGCATTACGGCCACCTCTCGCCGCTGACTGCCGCCCTGGCCGCCCAGGAACACGGCGGCCCCGGCGCGGACATCTTTCTGGAAGAACTGATCGTGCGCCGGGAACTGAGTTTCAACCTGTGCACCTTCAACCCGCAGTATGACCAGTACGACGGACTGCCCGAATGGTCCCGCAGGACGCTGGAGGAACACGCTGGAGACAGACGCGAGCATGTATACACCTGTGAACAGCTGGACGCCGCGCAGACCCACGATCCATATTGGAACGCCGCGCAAACCCAGATGGTGCGGACCGGGCGCATGCACAACTACATGCGGATGTACTGGGGCAAGAAGATTGTGGAATGGACGCCTGACCCCCGCACCGCCCACGCCGAGATGCTGTGGCTGAACAACCGCCACGAGCAGGACGGGCGAGATCCCAACAGCTACGCAGGCCTGGGCTGGGTGCTGGGCCTGCATGACCGCCCCTGGGCACGCCGCCCAATTTTCGGCACCGTGCGCTACATGAATGCAGGCGGCCTGAAGCGCAAATTCGATGCTGATGCTTACGCCGCCCGCTGGACCTGAGACGAACTGCGGCTGAATTGCCCACCTCAATCCGCCTGGAAGGACAAAAAATTCGGTTGACGCCCTAGAGGCTGGAGGACAGGCCATCCAAAATTGCGGGAGGGACTCTGCTGGGTTCAGCATCGGGTGTGACGCGACGTGCCTACCCCAGCGATGTCGATGACGAGACGTACCACGTCCTGCTGCCGTATCTGGCCCTGAGTCCAGAACACGCTCCACAGCGGAAATATCCCCTCCGAGACGTGTTGAACGCATTGTTCTGGATGAGCCGCACTGGAGCGCAACGGGAATATTTTCCGCATGACTTTCCCCCGCCTGAGATCGCACGATCTCAGGCTCAGCGCTGGTTCGCTGCCCA
This genomic window from Deinococcus aerolatus contains:
- a CDS encoding S41 family peptidase is translated as MNAKRLTMVGAAVAATAAVAYAQLGGYSQAKLSSTPIGKTLLEVIGDLKQYYLYPIDEEKLLRGAINGAVGSLNDEFTYYSQPEDNAIDQENLAGNFYGIGVQLIAANADGTGGKIDNVFKTGAAIGAGVQIGDVFVKVDNTEVINSKLNDIVRLVRGKQGTTVTITFARNGKPYTVKMERQPVTIVDVEQTILPGNVGYIALNTFYNEKVSQQFRAAVADMKKKNVTKLILDMRDNGGGLLNAGVDVADQFMQTGPIVSLRDRNKKTEVFGRASNQKTDYTGKLVVLVNKNSASASEVVSGALQDVDRAQVIGEQTFGKGVAQIPLNLPDGGKIAIVANEWLTPKGRQIHKKGITPDIVVADTRYIAPLNFAGSGLKAGEKITLNVDGKPVTVTADKDGKFTYTGEAKRPGKSATQGEAVVDVQNDAILRKALEVLK
- the ftsE gene encoding cell division ATP-binding protein FtsE, with the translated sequence MIQFHSVTLSYPVTRTLALDDVSLEIAKGEFAYLVGHSGAGKSSFMNLVLKRALPTRGEVRVAGQSLRHYRGRRTALLRRRMGTVFQDNLLLSHLNAYDNVAFALRVTGVHQREWPTRVTAALRTVGLEHKKYALPVQLSQGEQQRVAIARAIVSDPPLLLADEPTGNLDPENSREVLKVLQNVNLRGTTVVVATHARDLVESYRHRTLTLRKGKLVRDDPYGGYAL
- a CDS encoding cell division protein FtsX, producing the protein MIYHLRQALLAMRGNFTATLATLVTMTLTLLMLGFVLLLTLNVNRTLGQLESQVEVAAFLTPDADDAGLLAQVRSLPQVREARLVTSAEVLEEMSQTSPYTRDAAGLVGNPFPDTLRMKVSRVGDSRTVAAAVAELTGVDGVEYGAGYVDPTVKTLTAVRGAGYALVGLLLLGTLFNILNAVRVAMYARRDEISVMRLLGATRSFIRMPHVIEGLIVGLLAAALALALLTPAYLGLAGRVRELAPVLPVVTDTDTLLPVLGGVAGLGILIGFLGSLFASRRYLRELE
- a CDS encoding murein hydrolase activator EnvC family protein, with the translated sequence MGGAARAAATLLLGALLLGQGAGAQTTSQKLQQLQQELQQQKQLSAAQATELNRIRRSIQNLSAQQKQALAQLDTLAGQVANLENELAVLNTRTALAERQLADTTSQLGVTTARVERLKGDVREILNIQYRSRSNDYLGLLSQSRSLSDLLIRLRYANMAGQYNTRIIENLREEVAALDTQRSQQAQQTQTLKDIGAQRNAALGRLKARRGEQSRLLASLRDSEQGQRALATQRQADRALTARTIDGLITQVTAERQRIEAERQRRLEEERKRREEEARRIRVAQERARQEAIRLAAIRAEQERVAREQAAQRAREAAERARQEAAQQAQAQARAQAARDARAQAQREQQQRAREQQLRREQEALQQRGQQVQAAQDRVEQELQPLPALSGPLGFPLPGGQISAPYGSGGSPWVVLAGSDGAQAVAALEGNVLAVTYYASLGWVVLVDHSSAISAYFGLAEPLVSVGNRVSRGAPLGTVGGSQIIGPQRMAFQYRLGGEAVNPRF
- a CDS encoding TerC family protein, which codes for MDLSFLTMSEWLGKPAWMWGMFLSVVLALMAFDLGVLERRRRSRLAPDDDGVMGVGQSLWLSAFYIAIALIYGVWVWFTLGRESGMAFYTGFALEKALALDNVFVISLIFAFFAIPLKLQRRVLLWGIIGVIVLRAIMIGLGTALVTQFDWVLWIFGAFLLFTGIKMLRSGDEEHDFSNNRLLIWLRRHLRVTDQLHGERFIVKKEVGGRLRTFATPLMLALIMVETADVIFAVDSIPAIFAITQDPFIVYTSNIFAILGLRALYFALAAMVHRFEYLKPALSLVLVFIGLKIFYSQLWGKLDPAISLGVTLSLLAGGVIVSLIKTRPPVSEPPTSA
- a CDS encoding DsbA family oxidoreductase, whose amino-acid sequence is MTATAANPFTPSVPGRLRVDIWSDIACPWCYIGKRRLEAALSDFPQKDQVEVVWHSFELDPSAPVGNPHSMRDALARKYGRSPAQAQEMMDNMTRTAADEGLEYHFENTRLTNTFLAHQLLHLAAEHGQQDAMKERLLRAYMSEGQDVGDVNTLVALAGDVGLNAAGVRAALEGGQYAGDVRQDEAQAQALGISGVPFFVLGGKYGVSGAQGPEVLGAALEQVWNETHPAPLTLLGSATEADGCEDGQCAVPARD
- a CDS encoding trimeric intracellular cation channel family protein, encoding MHELLPQPITLQVGLHWLDLIGVLAFALSGALLAVRKRFDLFGVLVLGCVTAVGGGAIRDTLTGQTPPLFLRDETYLYAALLGSVLAFGFGERLARFERTISLFDSAGLALFAASGALGAINFGLGPLGVVFTGAISGVGGGIIRDLIANEVPEVMYRRDQLYATAAAAGALAVLLLHPHVTPFQSQLGGVLTVIALRWISRRGWVNLPVRRLPGG
- a CDS encoding deoxyribodipyrimidine photo-lyase is translated as MIHDSRIQPLRPGTPGPGRFVLLWVQASARTRDNHALEYAVRRANNLGLPLVAVFGLTPDYPEANARHFQYLLEGLRDLRVNLAARGVPLSIRMGRPPEVALEAAREGAALVVTDVGYLNLQRAWRDWLKAQLEVPFVQVESEAVIPVRTVSGRLEYAARTIRPKLHRLLGDYLVPLEEQELRAQTNDWEMGLDVGDPAALVRTLPVDHSVPPGSEVGGEDAALERVEEFISLDLAQYGARRSDPTVEGSSRLSAFLHYGHLSPLTAALAAQEHGGPGADIFLEELIVRRELSFNLCTFNPQYDQYDGLPEWSRRTLEEHAGDRREHVYTCEQLDAAQTHDPYWNAAQTQMVRTGRMHNYMRMYWGKKIVEWTPDPRTAHAEMLWLNNRHEQDGRDPNSYAGLGWVLGLHDRPWARRPIFGTVRYMNAGGLKRKFDADAYAARWT